The following proteins come from a genomic window of Paucimonas lemoignei:
- the uspA2 gene encoding UspA domain-containing protein, translating to MKYEHILVAVDLTEECSPVLARGREISVRNGAKLSIVHIVEPMAMAFGGDVPMDLSQLQQQQFDQAKEKLAALKANFPEVNVGDAHLVYGQPRQEIHELAQKENCDLIVVGSHGRHGLALLLGSTANDVLHGAPCDVLAVRLKKGE from the coding sequence ATGAAGTATGAACATATCCTGGTCGCTGTTGACCTCACTGAAGAGTGCAGCCCTGTTCTGGCCCGCGGTCGTGAGATCTCAGTGCGCAATGGTGCCAAGCTGTCCATCGTTCACATCGTAGAGCCCATGGCCATGGCGTTTGGCGGCGATGTTCCGATGGATCTTTCCCAACTGCAACAGCAGCAATTTGATCAGGCCAAGGAAAAACTCGCAGCACTCAAGGCCAACTTCCCGGAAGTCAATGTCGGTGATGCCCATCTGGTTTACGGCCAGCCGCGCCAGGAAATCCACGAACTGGCGCAGAAAGAAAACTGCGACCTGATCGTGGTCGGCAGCCATGGCCGCCATGGTCTGGCCTTGCTGCTCGGCTCGACTGCCAATGACGTATTGCATGGCGCGCCGTGTGATGTGCTAGCGGTACGCCTTAAAAAGGGCGAGTGA
- the slt gene encoding soluble lytic murein transglycosylase, translated as MRSRLFSLFSCLLLTATAAQSVHAVDLSQQRQYYDEAKRALAKGDTGPYRMYASALADYPLEPYLAYDELTARLKTASNPEIEKFLAEHGDLPQANWMKLRWLRWLAERGDWQPFVKYYDPKMNFVELDCLYGQYLLGHGKKAEGYASAEKLWMTGKSLPAACDGFFAQWATDGQLPEQKRWQRAKLAATAGNYPLATTLVNSLNSLAPQGKLLLEIAKKPEMLNNPAQFAPVDEAMSDVVGLGLRRLAKQDPQKAMEMLDGYSAKMHFSHEEQVQIAKEIGLTLARRYDGRALEVMTKYDPDLRDNTVTEWRLRLLLRLGQWEDAYELTRRLPKDLADTNRWRYWEARSLELAQPKSPLIPSLYKDVAKERDFYGFLAADRTQSSYQLNNKPLLLSQALITKVRNTPGVRRALEFHARGQIVDGRREWYHVSRHFSRDEMVAQAKLAYDLKWYFPAIRTISQAQYWDDLDIRFPMAHRETLVREAKVRGLHSSWVFAITRQESAFMDDARSGVGASGLMQLMPATAKETARKFSIPLASPQQVLDPDTNIQLGAAYLSQVHSQFNGNRVLASAAYNAGPGRVRQWLKGANHLAFDVWVESIPFDETRQYVQNVLSYSVIYGQKLNSPQPLVDWHERFFDDL; from the coding sequence ATGCGCAGTCGCTTGTTCAGCCTTTTTTCCTGCCTGCTCCTCACAGCTACCGCGGCTCAATCCGTCCACGCGGTGGATCTCAGTCAACAGCGTCAGTACTACGATGAAGCCAAGCGCGCCTTGGCCAAGGGCGATACTGGCCCCTATCGCATGTACGCCTCGGCGCTGGCGGACTACCCGCTGGAACCGTATTTGGCTTACGACGAACTGACTGCGCGCCTGAAAACCGCGAGCAATCCGGAAATCGAGAAATTCCTGGCCGAGCATGGTGACCTGCCGCAGGCCAACTGGATGAAATTGCGCTGGCTGCGCTGGCTGGCCGAACGCGGCGACTGGCAACCCTTCGTCAAGTATTACGACCCGAAGATGAATTTCGTCGAGCTGGACTGCCTGTACGGCCAATACCTGCTGGGCCACGGCAAGAAAGCTGAAGGCTACGCCAGCGCAGAAAAACTGTGGATGACTGGTAAGAGCCTGCCTGCAGCCTGCGATGGCTTCTTCGCGCAATGGGCCACCGACGGCCAGTTGCCGGAACAGAAACGCTGGCAGCGCGCGAAACTGGCGGCGACGGCGGGCAACTACCCTCTGGCAACGACCCTGGTCAACAGCCTCAACAGCCTTGCTCCACAAGGCAAGCTGCTGCTGGAAATCGCCAAGAAGCCTGAGATGCTCAACAACCCGGCTCAGTTCGCCCCGGTGGACGAAGCCATGTCCGACGTGGTTGGCCTGGGCCTGCGCCGCCTGGCCAAGCAAGACCCACAGAAAGCCATGGAGATGCTCGACGGCTATTCCGCCAAGATGCACTTCTCCCACGAAGAACAGGTGCAGATCGCCAAGGAAATCGGCCTGACCCTGGCCCGCCGCTATGACGGCCGCGCCCTTGAGGTCATGACCAAATATGACCCGGACCTGCGCGACAACACCGTCACCGAGTGGCGTCTACGACTGCTGCTGCGCCTGGGCCAATGGGAAGACGCCTACGAGCTGACCCGCCGCCTGCCCAAAGACCTCGCCGACACCAATCGCTGGCGTTACTGGGAAGCGCGCTCGCTGGAATTGGCGCAGCCGAAAAGCCCGCTTATTCCGTCGTTGTACAAGGACGTTGCCAAGGAGCGCGACTTCTACGGCTTTCTGGCAGCAGATCGCACACAAAGCTCTTATCAGTTGAATAACAAGCCGCTATTGCTCAGCCAGGCGCTGATCACCAAGGTGCGCAACACGCCGGGCGTACGTCGCGCACTGGAGTTTCATGCTCGCGGACAGATCGTAGACGGTCGTCGTGAGTGGTATCACGTCAGCCGTCATTTCAGCCGTGACGAGATGGTCGCCCAGGCCAAGCTGGCCTACGACCTGAAATGGTATTTCCCGGCGATCCGAACCATTAGCCAGGCGCAATACTGGGACGATCTGGACATCCGCTTCCCCATGGCTCACCGCGAAACACTGGTACGAGAAGCCAAGGTTCGTGGCCTGCATTCGAGCTGGGTGTTTGCGATTACCCGCCAGGAAAGTGCGTTCATGGACGATGCTCGCTCGGGTGTTGGCGCCAGTGGTCTGATGCAGTTGATGCCCGCCACCGCCAAGGAAACTGCGCGCAAGTTCAGCATCCCGCTGGCTTCACCTCAGCAGGTGCTGGACCCGGATACCAATATTCAGTTGGGCGCGGCGTATCTGAGCCAGGTGCATAGCCAGTTCAATGGCAACCGGGTGCTCGCCTCTGCTGCCTATAACGCTGGGCCTGGTCGTGTGCGGCAATGGCTCAAGGGTGCCAATCACCTGGCATTTGATGTGTGGGTGGAGAGTATTCCGTTTGATGAAACTCGGCAGTATGTGCAGAACGTGCTGTCTTATTCGGTGATCTACGGGCAGAAGCTTAATTCGCCACAGCCGTTGGTGGATTGGCATGAGCGGTTTTTTGATGACTTGTGA
- the ycbX gene encoding MOSC domain-containing protein, translating to MLHLSALYRFPLKSCKADVLQQASFDELGMTGDRRWMLVDEASGRFLTQRALPHMSQLSVLWNAAGGITLSAPGFAALDVPVPLNEEQQLRGVTVWRDTLRVPDAGDEAAHWVSEFIGKPTRMVHVPADRARWLPSGYGTVDDRVGFADGFPLLLIGQASLDDLSARIGKPQEMLRFRPNLVVEGADAFAEDGWKRIRIGDIEFRLLKGCTRCILTTIDPATGERNADREPLATLKTYREREGDVWFGQNMVSDGPGVIEVGMPVVVLE from the coding sequence ATGTTGCACCTCAGCGCGCTCTACCGTTTCCCGCTCAAATCCTGCAAGGCCGACGTGCTGCAGCAGGCATCTTTTGACGAGCTGGGGATGACCGGTGACCGACGCTGGATGCTGGTCGACGAGGCTAGCGGCCGATTCCTGACCCAGCGCGCCTTGCCGCACATGTCGCAGTTGTCGGTGTTATGGAATGCCGCCGGTGGCATTACCCTTTCAGCGCCGGGCTTTGCGGCCTTGGATGTCCCTGTCCCCTTGAACGAAGAGCAGCAGCTGCGCGGCGTGACCGTGTGGCGCGATACCTTGCGCGTGCCTGATGCTGGTGATGAAGCTGCCCATTGGGTCAGCGAATTCATTGGCAAACCTACCCGTATGGTCCACGTCCCCGCCGATCGCGCACGCTGGTTGCCCAGTGGCTACGGCACGGTGGATGACCGGGTGGGGTTCGCCGACGGCTTTCCCTTGCTGTTGATCGGCCAGGCGTCGCTGGATGACTTGTCGGCCAGGATCGGCAAGCCTCAGGAAATGCTGCGCTTTCGGCCGAATCTGGTGGTGGAGGGCGCTGACGCCTTTGCCGAGGATGGCTGGAAACGGATCCGCATCGGCGATATCGAGTTTCGTCTGCTCAAGGGCTGTACGCGGTGCATTCTTACGACCATTGACCCGGCTACCGGGGAGCGCAATGCGGATCGCGAGCCTTTGGCGACGTTGAAGACTTATCGCGAGCGCGAGGGGGATGTGTGGTTTGGGCAGAATATGGTTAGTGATGGGCCGGGGGTGATTGAGGTGGGGATGCCGGTGGTTGTGTTGGAGTGA
- a CDS encoding ABC transporter yields MTLLKFSDVSLAFGAMPLLDKVSWQIARGERVCIIGRNGTGKSSMLKLVKGVQKPDDGAVWRAPGLKIGELPQELPVADDRTVFDVVAEGLDGVGELLAQYHHLAQNCVTEEDLDKLMHVQQDLEARDGWRLQQLVDSTLSRLQLPADKTLAELSGGWRRRVLLAQALVSEPDLLLLDEPTNHLDIGAIAWLEEALKDFQGAVLFITHDRSFLQNLATRILELDRGGLIDWNGDYASFLVHKEASLAAEETANALFDKRLAQEEVWIRQGIKARRTRNEGRVRALKALRVERGERRERTGKANIQLDTADKSGKQVMVLDNVSFAHPGGPMLIKDFSMVLQREDRIGLLGANGTGKTTLLKLMLDNLQPTSGSVDVGTRLDVAYFDQLRHQLDLEKTVIDNVAEGRDFIDIDGQSRHVLSYLGDFLFSPQRARTPVKALSGGERARLLLAKLFSKPANLLVLDEPTNDLDVETLELLEEVLLTFKGTVLMVSHDRAFLDNVVTSTLVFEGEGKVREYVGGYQDWLRQGGSPRLLGVSDTKSGKAELATAVVEAAPVAAKEMPVASPKKKLSYKLQRELEALPEQIDEVEGEIASLTAEMAQPAFYQRPAEQTAAVMAQLENRQAHLDGLLERWAELDA; encoded by the coding sequence ATGACCCTGCTCAAATTCAGCGATGTGTCCCTTGCGTTCGGCGCCATGCCGTTGTTGGACAAGGTGTCCTGGCAGATCGCCCGTGGTGAGCGGGTGTGCATCATCGGCCGTAACGGCACTGGCAAATCCAGCATGCTGAAGCTGGTCAAAGGCGTGCAGAAGCCCGACGACGGTGCTGTCTGGCGCGCCCCAGGCCTGAAGATCGGCGAGCTGCCCCAGGAATTGCCGGTGGCCGACGACCGGACCGTGTTCGACGTGGTCGCCGAAGGTCTTGATGGTGTGGGCGAGTTGCTGGCTCAGTACCACCACCTGGCGCAGAACTGCGTCACCGAGGAAGACCTCGACAAGCTGATGCACGTCCAGCAGGACCTCGAAGCCCGTGACGGCTGGCGCTTGCAGCAACTGGTCGACAGCACGTTGAGCCGTCTGCAGTTGCCCGCCGACAAGACCCTGGCCGAGTTGTCCGGTGGCTGGCGTCGCCGTGTGCTGCTGGCGCAGGCGCTGGTTTCCGAGCCTGACCTGCTGCTGCTCGATGAACCGACCAACCACCTGGACATCGGCGCAATCGCCTGGCTGGAAGAAGCCCTCAAGGATTTCCAGGGGGCTGTGCTGTTCATCACGCACGACCGTTCCTTCCTGCAGAACCTGGCGACGCGCATTCTCGAACTGGATCGCGGTGGCCTGATCGACTGGAATGGCGACTACGCCAGCTTCCTGGTCCACAAGGAAGCGTCCCTGGCCGCAGAAGAAACCGCCAACGCGCTGTTCGACAAGCGTCTGGCCCAGGAAGAAGTCTGGATTCGCCAGGGTATCAAGGCCCGTCGCACCCGTAACGAAGGCCGCGTGCGCGCCCTCAAGGCCCTGCGCGTTGAGCGTGGCGAGCGTCGTGAGCGTACCGGCAAGGCCAATATCCAGCTGGATACCGCCGACAAGTCCGGCAAGCAGGTCATGGTCCTGGACAACGTCAGCTTCGCCCACCCGGGCGGCCCGATGTTGATCAAGGACTTCTCCATGGTCCTGCAGCGCGAAGATCGCATCGGTCTGCTGGGTGCCAACGGTACCGGCAAGACCACGCTGCTCAAGCTGATGCTCGACAATCTGCAACCTACCAGCGGTTCGGTGGATGTCGGCACACGCCTGGACGTAGCTTACTTCGACCAGTTGCGCCATCAGCTGGATCTTGAGAAGACCGTGATCGACAACGTCGCCGAAGGTCGTGATTTCATCGACATCGACGGTCAGAGCCGCCACGTGCTGAGCTACCTGGGCGATTTCCTGTTCAGCCCGCAACGTGCGCGTACGCCGGTCAAAGCGTTGTCCGGTGGTGAGCGGGCCCGTCTTTTGCTGGCCAAGCTGTTCAGCAAGCCAGCGAACCTGCTGGTGCTCGACGAACCGACCAACGACCTCGATGTCGAGACCCTGGAGCTGCTTGAAGAGGTTCTGCTGACCTTCAAGGGCACCGTGCTGATGGTCAGTCACGACCGGGCATTCCTCGATAACGTCGTCACCAGTACTCTGGTGTTCGAAGGCGAAGGCAAGGTTCGCGAATACGTGGGTGGTTATCAGGACTGGCTGCGCCAGGGTGGTTCCCCACGTCTGCTGGGCGTGAGCGACACCAAGTCCGGCAAGGCTGAGCTGGCCACTGCTGTGGTTGAAGCCGCTCCGGTGGCCGCCAAGGAAATGCCGGTCGCCAGTCCGAAGAAAAAACTCAGCTACAAGCTGCAGCGCGAGCTGGAAGCGCTGCCTGAGCAGATCGACGAAGTGGAAGGGGAGATCGCCTCCCTGACCGCTGAGATGGCTCAGCCTGCCTTTTACCAGCGTCCTGCCGAGCAGACCGCTGCTGTAATGGCTCAGCTGGAAAACCGTCAGGCACACCTGGACGGCCTGCTGGAACGTTGGGCAGAGCTTGACGCCTGA